The Alphaproteobacteria bacterium US3C007 genomic interval AGTGTGGAACCCCGAACGATATCAAATGAACCCATGATCACTCCGTCAAATGTCATTTTGCGATCCATTCCCGAAAGTGAAGTTGAATCTGCGCTCTTATAGGGACGGAAATTGGGGGCGATTGCTGCGCGCATTCCGAAGGTTTGGGTGTCTATGAATTTATAAGATACGCCTTCTCGAAAATCGATTTTTACTTTATCGTTTTCGTAGGCGATCGAGGGCATAAAGCGCGAGGTTGATCCAACACCGGTGTAAATGGAGTTACCATTTATATAAGCAGCACCCAGAGAGAATTTTGAAGACGGGTCTGCCGACACACCTCCAGCAAAGCAAATGGATACCGCACAAATAAAACGTATGACTGCTCTAAACACCTTTTGATCTCCCATCGGTTAATAATTTGAAACTAATGTGAATACTCAGAATTCCAAGAGGATGTAAAAAATTCATATTCATATTCATATTCATATTCATATTGATACCTGTGCGCGAACCTCACAAGGGCTCTGCGACTTATGGATACGCCTCTCCGTTAGAGCTCAAGCGCTAGGAGAGGAAGAAAGTGTGAGCGTCAGAGAAGGGGAAAAATATGAGCAGTTCGAAAACAGGTTTACGCTTATTGAACTGAGCAACGCGACCAGCTGACTTAAGCTAAACGATAGCGATAATTCTGTTTGAAAGTGCGGAATACATTTATGATAAAAGACCCGAAATTGGTACCGATTGCAAAAAATTATCAAAACTTTCTGGCACATCGAGAGACGCATTTGAAAATGGTTTCAACGGGTGTTGAAAGCATCACGATATGGGGTGAAGCACTCTCCTGCAAGTGTGCAGCTTCCATGCAAGAAGAGCTTGTGGCCAAAGGGCTGGCCTCAGCTTTGTTGGTTCATGTGCTTGCACCAATCAAAGTCGTCATTTCGTTCGCCGCTCAACAGAAAACATTAGAGCGTTCAAATCGTTAACCGCCGGTTTCATAGAGAAAAGCATCGGATCAAAGAAACGGCTTGTTGTTTCTTAGACTGATTTGCAAATAGTTCAGCTGCTTTGCCGTCAAATGAAGTATAAGTCGCACAGGATCAGCCCCGAGCCGTGACACAGGTCGCTGAATTGTTGAGATAGCTGGCCTGAGTAACGCTGACGCCCAACCGGATGCTGCTTTCGCTACATTCGGATCAAGCTCTAGCCCCCGCCATAGGCTTCAAACGGGCGAAGATCATTGCGCGGAACATGGAAGGTCTCGCTACTATATATCAAGACTTAATCAAAAGAACAGAATGAGAGACGGTGATCATTTGTATCGCAATGCAAACAATTGCGAATAGCCGAGACATTCCCGCGTAATCCGTATGAGGCCGCGGCAGCTTGCTGCTATTATTTGCCAATACGACCCGTTTCAAAACATTTTGTGAAGGTTATCTGCAAAGTCATTCACGCGGCTACGTCGAGTTTAGGCGCCAGGGATCAGCATTGCCCTGTTGGTCTGGCGCGCACTTGGGCAACAAAACCTCAACGCCATCGGCAGCGATGAATGCCCTGCCTGTCATTCCCCTGCGGTATAAGCCTCTCTGCCAATCGCCGCTTACTGTATACGCTTATTATAAACGTACATCTTAACGCGGTGCTTGCAAAAGTTAAGCGCCTTCGATCAGCTATGAATTGATACCGGCAAATGTCACACCGCTCAGATCAGCCATCTCTTTTTTCCAAGTTGTAAGATCGGAATGGCGGAACTCGGCCAAGCTTGAATGGCCGCAAGCGCGTGCCAAAACTTGCATCAAAGACACGCTTGCCCCCAAGAAACGGGCCAATCTTTCCGCGCTGACCTGCACATCCAGCTTTTTGCGCAATTCGGGCTTTTGGGTGGCAATCCCGGCGGGGCAATTGTTTGAATTGCACATTCTTGCCGCCACACAGCCCACCGCTTGCATCGCCGAATTTGACAGCGCGATCGCATCAGCCCCCAACGCCATCGCTTTTGCAAAATCTTCAGCAACGCGCAAGCCTCCGGTAATCACCAAGGTCACATCGCGGCCGGCTTTCGCATCTAAATGACGGCGCGCCCGGGCCAAAGCTGGAATGGTTGGAACCGAAATGTGATCCCGAAAGATCAATGGCGCTGCGCCCGTTCCGCCGCCGCGCCCGTCAAGAATGATATAATCCGCGTTTGCCTCCAAGGCGAAATCGATATCCTCTTCGATATGGTTCGCGGATAGCTTGAACCCGATTGGAATGCCACCAGAGCGTTCGCGCACTTCATCAGCCAATTTTCGAAAATCTGCCGGCGTTCGCAGATCGGGAAATGTGGCGGGGGAAATTGCGTCTTGACCCGGCTGCAAACCGCGCACTTGGGCGATTTTACCCTCTACTTTTTCCCCTGGAAGATGCCCGCCCGTGCCGGTTTTGGCCCCTTGTCCACCTTTGAAATGGAACGCCTGCACCTGCGCAGCAAGCGCTGGGTCCCATCCAAATTTGGCCGAAGCCAATTCATAAAAATATCGCGTATTTTCAGCTTGCTCTTCTTGCAGCATGCCCCCTTCACCCGAGCAAATACCGGTGCCGGATAATTCAGCACCCCGCGACAATGCAATTTTAGCCTCTTCGGAGAGGGCGCCAAAGCTCATGTCGGAAATAAACAAGGGGATATCAAGCTGGAGCGGCTTATCTGCTTTTGGCCCAATGATCGTTGAGGTGGCAACGGGAGCCTCATCCAAAAGCGGCTTTTTGGCCATTTGCGCAGTCAGTATTTGAATATCATCCCAACTGGGAAGCGCAGTGCGGGGCACGCCCATCGATCCCATTTCGCCGTGATGGCCAAGCTGCGCAAGGCCATCGCGCGCAAGCGCGTGGATCCTTGCAACTGTTGGTTCTTCGGGCGTTGCCATCGGTTCGGGCATTGCACCTTTGGCTGCGGGCAAAGGCGCGAAATCACCCATTTTCAGATCGCCTAATATGCGATGACTGCCATCGCAGAAAGGTGCATTACCGCTTGATTTGCATTGGCAAAGCGCGGCGCTTTGCGTGGTCTGTGCGGTGAATTTAAGCGGCTTTATCTCGGTGCCGCGATGCGATCCGTCACAAAAAGGCTGCGCGGCCGAGCGGCCACAGCGGCACCAGAAATAGGTTTTACCAGCCTCTAATTGGGTTTTGATCGGATGTTTTGCCGCAATGAGGGGCACAGATTGATCGCTCATTCCGGTTAACCTCGATTATGTGGTTGGGAAAAATCAATAGTGGGCCCTTTGGGGACCACGCGTGATGGATTGATGCTGTCATGGCTGGCATAATAATGCTCTTTAATATGTTGCATATTCACCGTTTCAGCAATGCCCGGTTGCTGGTAAAGATCACGCAAATAGTTTGAGAGGTTGGGGTAATCAACAATGCGGCGCAGATTGCATTTAAAATGGCCCACATAGACGGGATCAAACCGGATCAATGTGGTGAACAACCGCCAATCCGCTTCGGTGATATCCGGGCCGGTAAGATAACGGGTGTTGGCTAAAATGCCCTCTAGCCAGTCAAGCGTATCAAATAAAGGCGTGATGGCGGCCTCATAAGCCGTTTGCGTAGTGGCAAAGCCGCAGCGATACACGCCATTGTTCAGCGTCGCGTATATACGCGCATTCAGGGCCTCGATCTCTGGGCGTAGGGCGTTGGGATAATAATCGCCGGATTGTGCGCCCAGCGCATCAAATTCCGAATTGAACATTCGGATGATTTCAGAAGATTCATTTGAGACAATCGTAGCGGTTTTTTTGTCCCATAGCACCGGAACCGTCACGCGGCCTGAATATTGCGCATCGGCCGCGGTGTAAATCTGATGCATGAGCTTGGCCCCATTCACGCTGTCTGGGATGACGCCAGCGCCGGGCTCAAACGTCCAACCATTCTCGGCCATATACCAATGAACGATAGAGACGGAAATCATAGCGTCCAAACCCTTCAGCGCGCGAAAAATCAGCGTTCGATGCGCCCA includes:
- a CDS encoding MipA/OmpV family protein, whose product is MGDQKVFRAVIRFICAVSICFAGGVSADPSSKFSLGAAYINGNSIYTGVGSTSRFMPSIAYENDKVKIDFREGVSYKFIDTQTFGMRAAIAPNFRPYKSADSTSLSGMDRKMTFDGVIMGSFDIVRGSTLKLKMAREVTNEFNGTLVDLAFSQFIPIGGQPVIVSLGSKNYDSKRAEYFFGVKPSEATGSRAAYAPGAAAITYLSVNTFFNITSNIGAFANITTNLLPSKIKDSPIVSKSSNTAAILGVAYNF
- a CDS encoding glutamate synthase-related protein codes for the protein MSDQSVPLIAAKHPIKTQLEAGKTYFWCRCGRSAAQPFCDGSHRGTEIKPLKFTAQTTQSAALCQCKSSGNAPFCDGSHRILGDLKMGDFAPLPAAKGAMPEPMATPEEPTVARIHALARDGLAQLGHHGEMGSMGVPRTALPSWDDIQILTAQMAKKPLLDEAPVATSTIIGPKADKPLQLDIPLFISDMSFGALSEEAKIALSRGAELSGTGICSGEGGMLQEEQAENTRYFYELASAKFGWDPALAAQVQAFHFKGGQGAKTGTGGHLPGEKVEGKIAQVRGLQPGQDAISPATFPDLRTPADFRKLADEVRERSGGIPIGFKLSANHIEEDIDFALEANADYIILDGRGGGTGAAPLIFRDHISVPTIPALARARRHLDAKAGRDVTLVITGGLRVAEDFAKAMALGADAIALSNSAMQAVGCVAARMCNSNNCPAGIATQKPELRKKLDVQVSAERLARFLGASVSLMQVLARACGHSSLAEFRHSDLTTWKKEMADLSGVTFAGINS
- a CDS encoding glutathione S-transferase family protein, with product MGLLQEGKWVDRWYDTKKEGGHFVRKEAQFRNWITADGGAGPSGAGGFKAEAGRYHLYVSLACPWAHRTLIFRALKGLDAMISVSIVHWYMAENGWTFEPGAGVIPDSVNGAKLMHQIYTAADAQYSGRVTVPVLWDKKTATIVSNESSEIIRMFNSEFDALGAQSGDYYPNALRPEIEALNARIYATLNNGVYRCGFATTQTAYEAAITPLFDTLDWLEGILANTRYLTGPDITEADWRLFTTLIRFDPVYVGHFKCNLRRIVDYPNLSNYLRDLYQQPGIAETVNMQHIKEHYYASHDSINPSRVVPKGPTIDFSQPHNRG